One part of the Olleya sp. YS genome encodes these proteins:
- a CDS encoding PD-(D/E)XK nuclease family protein — MISFIQEVLNDLKKKNVDFSQLIFVCPSRRSGIFLKRELSLLLNKTVFAPKIISVESFVEELSQLKSVSNTELLFHFYNSYLELTSKNQRENFDSFSKWAQIILQDFNEIDRYLVPQKKIFDYLKAIKDLEHWSVQPNPTEVVTNYLKFWNKLNEYYTNFTQSLIADKKGYQGLLYREAFENIEAYINSTKCQHVFLGFNALNKAEETIIQELLQNDLASIYWDIDSAFIDNIIHDAGLFIRQHRANWKYFKKSPFNWINNHYKQPKNISIFGVPKNIGQAKAIGSILDELSIQDASLKNTALVLGDENLLIPVLNSIPKSVETLNITMGFPLKTIPLASLFEYLFILQKKNSVTFYYKDVISILSHQFVQPLFKNGSAITLIELINKNNLVYLTKERLVAISPEDEDLLRVLFGNWDNNPKTALKNCFELIKTIKEHLSEDKKKNQLGLEYLYRFNTLFNEIQRLNQTYQHIKDIKALYSIYKELLSSETLDFQGEPLQGLQIMGMLESRVLDFETVIITNVNEGVLPSGKTNNSFIPFDIKLENKLPTYKEKDAVYTYHFYHLLQRAKNIYILYNTEIDTLVGGEKSRFIKQLELEDIENHTINHKILTPQVPNYKKELATIVKTDAVISQLKLIAQKGFSPSSLTSYIRNPIDFYYQKLLGISDLEEVEETIAANTLGTVVHNTLETLYLPFVGQFLTVEKIKELKPKIDTYITKFFKEEYIEGDMSKGKNLIVFEIAKRYVLNFLNLEIKSLKQGNAIKIIALEATVDHIPIQIDSLDFTIQLKGTVDRIDEYNGTTRVIDYKTGKVDQSKVSIVNWEDLLTDYTKYSKSFQVLMYTYMLNKAKRISLPVEAGIISFKNLGFGFIPFAKKTSSHSRNNETLITKEMLGQFETQLKTLILDICNPEVDFIEKEI, encoded by the coding sequence ATGATAAGTTTTATTCAAGAGGTACTAAATGACTTAAAAAAAAAGAACGTAGACTTTAGCCAACTTATCTTTGTTTGTCCTAGTAGACGCTCAGGAATATTTCTAAAACGCGAGCTAAGTTTACTACTAAATAAAACTGTTTTTGCGCCAAAAATAATTAGTGTTGAATCCTTTGTTGAGGAGTTGTCTCAACTAAAATCAGTTTCAAATACAGAGCTACTTTTTCATTTTTACAATTCTTATTTAGAGTTAACATCAAAAAATCAAAGAGAAAATTTTGATAGTTTTTCTAAATGGGCTCAAATAATACTTCAAGATTTTAACGAGATTGATCGTTACCTGGTTCCGCAAAAAAAAATATTTGACTATTTAAAAGCTATTAAAGATTTAGAACATTGGTCAGTACAACCTAATCCAACAGAAGTTGTAACTAACTATCTTAAATTCTGGAATAAGCTTAATGAATATTACACCAACTTTACTCAATCTTTAATTGCTGATAAAAAAGGATATCAGGGATTATTGTATCGTGAGGCATTTGAAAACATTGAAGCTTATATTAATAGCACTAAATGTCAACATGTGTTTTTAGGATTTAACGCTTTAAATAAAGCTGAAGAAACCATTATTCAAGAATTGTTGCAAAATGATTTGGCATCAATCTATTGGGATATTGATAGTGCATTTATTGATAATATTATACACGATGCTGGTTTATTTATTAGGCAACATAGAGCTAATTGGAAGTACTTCAAAAAGTCTCCTTTTAATTGGATAAACAATCATTACAAACAACCAAAAAATATATCAATATTCGGAGTGCCCAAAAATATTGGACAAGCCAAAGCAATTGGATCTATTTTAGATGAATTATCAATACAAGACGCGTCTTTAAAAAATACTGCTCTTGTTTTAGGTGATGAAAACTTGTTGATTCCGGTTTTGAATTCTATTCCAAAATCTGTAGAGACCTTAAATATCACTATGGGTTTTCCTTTAAAAACAATACCGTTAGCTTCATTATTTGAGTACTTATTTATACTTCAAAAAAAGAACAGTGTTACTTTTTATTATAAAGATGTCATAAGCATTTTATCACATCAGTTTGTTCAACCATTATTTAAAAATGGAAGCGCTATAACTTTAATTGAACTTATTAATAAAAATAATCTAGTCTACCTAACAAAAGAGCGTCTGGTAGCTATTTCACCTGAAGATGAAGATTTATTGCGCGTATTGTTCGGAAATTGGGATAACAACCCTAAGACAGCTTTAAAAAATTGTTTTGAACTTATAAAAACTATAAAAGAACATCTATCTGAAGACAAGAAAAAAAATCAGTTAGGCTTAGAATATCTATATCGATTTAACACACTATTTAATGAAATACAACGCTTAAATCAAACTTATCAGCATATTAAAGATATTAAGGCGCTATATAGTATATATAAAGAGTTATTAAGCTCTGAAACTTTAGATTTTCAAGGAGAACCTTTACAAGGTTTACAAATTATGGGAATGTTAGAATCTCGTGTTTTAGATTTTGAAACTGTTATTATTACTAATGTTAATGAAGGTGTTTTACCTTCTGGAAAAACTAATAATTCTTTTATCCCATTTGATATTAAACTAGAAAATAAACTGCCGACTTATAAAGAAAAAGATGCTGTTTATACTTACCATTTTTACCATTTATTACAACGAGCAAAAAACATCTACATTTTATATAATACAGAAATAGACACTTTAGTTGGAGGTGAAAAGAGTAGATTTATAAAACAGTTAGAACTAGAGGATATTGAAAATCATACTATTAATCATAAAATACTAACACCTCAAGTACCCAATTATAAAAAAGAACTTGCAACCATAGTTAAAACAGATGCTGTTATTTCTCAATTAAAGTTAATAGCTCAAAAAGGGTTCTCACCTTCATCATTAACTAGCTATATAAGAAATCCTATTGACTTTTATTACCAAAAATTGTTAGGCATTTCTGATCTAGAGGAAGTGGAAGAAACCATTGCAGCAAATACACTAGGAACTGTAGTACATAACACCTTAGAAACGTTGTATTTACCTTTTGTTGGACAATTTTTAACCGTAGAAAAAATAAAAGAACTAAAACCAAAAATAGATACTTACATCACAAAATTCTTTAAAGAAGAATATATAGAAGGTGATATGTCCAAAGGTAAAAATTTAATTGTTTTTGAAATTGCTAAACGCTATGTACTTAATTTTTTAAACTTAGAAATAAAATCACTTAAACAAGGAAACGCTATAAAAATAATAGCTTTAGAAGCAACAGTGGACCATATTCCAATACAGATAGATAGTTTAGATTTTACAATACAATTAAAAGGCACTGTAGATAGAATTGATGAATATAACGGAACCACTAGAGTAATAGACTATAAAACTGGTAAAGTAGATCAAAGTAAGGTGTCTATTGTTAATTGGGAAGACCTATTGACAGATTATACAAAATATAGCAAATCGTTTCAAGTGTTAATGTATACCTACATGCTTAATAAAGCTAAACGTATATCGCTACCTGTAGAAGCTGGAATAATCTCATTTAAAAATTTAGGCTTTGGATTTATTCCTTTTGCAAAAAAAACAAGTTCACACAGCAGAAATAATGAGACTTTAATTACTAAAGAGATGTTGGGTCAATTTGAAACTCAACTAAAAACCCTAATATTAGACATTTGTAATCCTGAAGTAGATTTTATTGAAAAAGAGATATAA
- a CDS encoding OmpA family protein — MKNLSRLLFTMLLLTSLGNVMAQDQNNPWAINFGINAVDVFPVGENTPQGGYFDEFFNVGDHYSILPSLSTLSVSKYVGDNFTIQVGGSINRIDKWGQDNTNPSLPVNDLAYYAVDGNVRYHLGNLIGSTKLDPAIGVGGGYTWIEEGTYNTFSTTSGNTVGAGTVNASLGLTYWFSDNIGLFVESKYKHSFEDYLTKHFQHSAGLSVRFGGTDTDGDGIYDKDDACPDVPGLEAFNGCPDTDGDGIEDSKDTCPNEAGLAEFNGCPDSDGDGVADNNDDCPQVKGLKSLRGCPDADGDGVADAKDKCPSEAGPAANNGCPWPDTDGDGVLDKDDNCPKEVGTVANNGCPEVVAQPTQEVMDRLNSYAKTILFDTGKSSFKQETYSVLQSITAILKEYPNSKFTIEGHTDSVGSKTSNQTLSDSRANAVMAYLIENGIDSTRLNAYGFGEDYPIDSNATRAGRANNRRVEVKLRK, encoded by the coding sequence ATGAAAAATCTTAGCAGATTATTGTTCACAATGTTACTACTTACTAGTTTAGGTAACGTTATGGCGCAAGACCAAAACAACCCATGGGCAATCAACTTCGGTATTAACGCAGTAGATGTTTTTCCTGTAGGTGAAAACACTCCACAAGGAGGTTACTTTGACGAATTTTTTAACGTAGGTGATCACTATAGTATCTTACCATCGTTATCTACTTTATCAGTATCAAAGTACGTAGGAGATAATTTTACAATCCAAGTAGGAGGTTCTATTAATAGAATTGACAAATGGGGACAAGATAATACTAACCCTAGCCTTCCTGTTAATGATTTAGCTTACTATGCTGTAGATGGTAATGTAAGATATCACTTAGGAAATTTAATTGGTTCAACTAAATTAGATCCAGCAATTGGTGTTGGTGGTGGTTATACTTGGATTGAGGAAGGTACTTATAATACATTTTCTACTACATCTGGTAACACTGTAGGAGCAGGAACTGTTAATGCTTCATTAGGATTAACTTACTGGTTCTCTGATAACATTGGTTTATTTGTTGAGTCAAAATATAAGCATTCTTTCGAAGACTATTTAACTAAACATTTCCAACATTCTGCAGGTTTATCTGTAAGATTTGGAGGAACTGACACTGATGGTGACGGTATCTACGATAAAGATGATGCTTGTCCAGACGTACCTGGTTTAGAAGCTTTCAATGGTTGTCCAGACACTGATGGTGATGGTATCGAAGACTCTAAAGATACTTGTCCAAACGAAGCAGGTTTAGCTGAGTTTAACGGATGTCCTGATTCTGATGGTGATGGTGTTGCTGATAATAACGACGACTGTCCTCAAGTTAAAGGATTAAAATCTTTAAGAGGTTGTCCAGATGCTGATGGCGACGGTGTAGCAGATGCTAAAGATAAATGTCCTAGCGAAGCTGGTCCAGCTGCAAACAATGGATGTCCTTGGCCAGATACTGATGGTGATGGTGTATTAGACAAAGATGATAACTGTCCTAAAGAAGTTGGAACTGTAGCTAACAATGGTTGTCCAGAAGTAGTTGCTCAACCAACTCAAGAAGTTATGGATAGATTAAACAGCTATGCTAAAACTATCTTATTTGACACTGGAAAATCTAGCTTCAAGCAAGAAACTTATTCTGTATTACAGTCTATTACTGCAATATTAAAAGAGTACCCAAATTCTAAATTCACAATTGAAGGTCATACAGATAGCGTTGGAAGTAAAACTTCTAACCAAACATTATCTGACTCTAGAGCTAATGCTGTAATGGCATACCTTATCGAAAACGGTATAGATAGCACTAGATTAAATGCTTACGGTTTTGGAGAAGATTATCCAATCGATTCTAACGCTACAAGAGCAGGTAGAGCAAACAACAGACGTGTAGAAGTTAAACTTAGAAAATAA
- the kbl gene encoding glycine C-acetyltransferase, with amino-acid sequence MYNKIKEHLQKELQDIKDNGLYKEERIITSAQGAEITLNTGETVLNFCANNYLGLSSHPEVIKAAQDIMDTHGFGMSSVRFICGTQDIHKTLEQKIAEFYGTEDTILYAAAFDANGGVFEPLLGKEDAIISDSLNHASIIDGVRLCKAARYRYKNNDMADLEQQLIDANNNGARFKIIVTDGVFSMDGLVAPLDKICDLADKYDALVMIDECHATGFIGETGRGTLEEKGVMDRIDIITGTLGKALGGAMGGYTTGKKEIIDMLRQRSRPYLFSNSLAPAIVGASIKVFDMLANDSSLRDKLEDNTNYFKQEMKKAGFDIIDGDSAIVPVMLYDAKLSQTMANMLLKEGIYVIGFFFPVVPKEKARIRVQLSAAHTKQHLQKAVDAFVKVGKTLEII; translated from the coding sequence ATGTACAATAAGATAAAAGAACACTTGCAAAAAGAGTTACAAGACATAAAAGATAACGGACTTTATAAAGAAGAACGTATAATAACATCTGCACAAGGGGCAGAAATAACACTAAACACAGGAGAAACCGTTTTAAACTTTTGTGCTAATAATTATTTAGGATTATCCTCTCATCCAGAGGTTATAAAAGCAGCACAAGACATTATGGATACTCATGGTTTTGGTATGTCGTCTGTTAGATTTATTTGTGGTACACAAGACATACATAAAACCTTAGAACAAAAAATAGCAGAATTTTATGGTACTGAAGATACCATATTATATGCTGCAGCTTTTGATGCCAATGGTGGTGTTTTTGAACCTTTATTAGGTAAAGAAGATGCCATTATATCAGACTCGTTAAATCATGCATCAATAATTGATGGTGTTAGATTGTGCAAAGCTGCACGCTATCGCTATAAAAATAACGATATGGCAGATTTAGAACAACAATTAATAGATGCTAATAATAATGGTGCACGTTTCAAAATTATTGTTACAGATGGTGTGTTCTCTATGGACGGACTTGTTGCTCCTTTAGATAAAATCTGTGATTTAGCAGATAAATATGATGCGTTAGTAATGATTGATGAGTGTCACGCTACAGGTTTTATAGGCGAGACTGGTCGAGGCACTTTAGAAGAAAAAGGTGTTATGGATAGAATTGATATTATAACAGGGACTTTAGGTAAAGCACTGGGAGGAGCAATGGGTGGTTATACAACAGGTAAGAAAGAGATTATAGATATGTTACGTCAACGCTCAAGACCCTATTTGTTTTCTAATTCTCTAGCACCTGCAATAGTTGGTGCATCTATTAAAGTTTTTGATATGTTGGCAAACGATAGCTCTTTAAGAGACAAGCTTGAGGATAACACCAATTACTTTAAACAAGAGATGAAAAAAGCTGGCTTTGATATTATAGATGGAGACTCTGCAATTGTACCAGTAATGTTATATGATGCTAAGCTATCTCAAACTATGGCAAATATGTTATTAAAAGAGGGGATTTATGTTATTGGATTCTTTTTCCCAGTAGTTCCAAAAGAAAAGGCTAGAATCCGTGTACAGCTTTCTGCTGCACACACAAAACAGCATTTACAAAAAGCTGTAGACGCCTTTGTTAAAGTTGGTAAAACACTTGAAATTATTTAG
- a CDS encoding UvrD-helicase domain-containing protein: protein MSKNPPFKVYDASAGSGKTFALVKEYLKLLFTSTYNDSFKHILALTFTNKAVAEMKTRILDSLKEFPHRDSSMFLALVEELNLEPDYVRKKSKVILNTIMHNYAAFDVSTIDGFNHKLIRTFAHDLKIPINFEVELDTPSLLNQAVDSLIAKAGTNDKLTKILIDFALEKADDDKSWDVSRDFNSIAKLLINDNDLPHLDSIKHKTLEDFNDFKKLIINKIEIKEKSVSQLTDVILSNFKANGLEDKDFSRGTLYNHFIKASNFDFDRLYDNKLADNIAEGKLYTKTLNSSKAQLIDQLLPIIDQAYHQIKATVYDLKFLKAIYKNITPLSVLNAINKELTIIKEDENKLLISEFNTLISQEIKNQPTPFIYERLGEKFRHYFIDEFQDTSEMQWDNLIPLIDNALSGHNLKGEKGTAMIVGDAKQAIYRWRGGKAEQFMELTKKENKDPSQNPFQVEKEVIKLDYNYRSFKNIIHFNNQFFSYLSEHCFSNPNYSELYKKANQETFLEQEGFVSIKFLDIQKEDDQNDSYSQTVFETIEHCLANGYHLKDICILVRKKKEGAAIAEYLSEKGIKITSSETMLIDNSEDVKLVINIFKLLVNQKNLEAKIKILDHVASQNNIKDKHNYFKTNLELPIGAFFENFSQFSIHTNPSQLLQLSLYDMAESIVRDFKLTKASNAFIQYFLDIVLEFSQKQISDISAFLDYYNSKKDLLNIVSPNNQDAIQIMTIHKSKGLEFPVVIFPYAHLDIYKEIEPQEWFPLDKNQFNGFSKALLNFNKDFENYGDIGEAIYLKHRSEQELDNINLLYVALTRPVEQLYIISKLENSKKDVVSLNTYSGLLINYLIQKGLWNESQLDYTFGSEKKEIQVEDLVETTLETKQFISVAKQDHDIKIITKSGYLWDTNQQYAIEKGNLIHDIMAEVKTIEDVKFVINDYINTGIINQEQASLLSDTITNIINHPEIKQYYTNAYIIYNERDIISKSGEIVRPDRLAINNNDAVIIDYKTGLSNPKYQQQLENYSDILKEMNFTVSKKILIYINQDIKIVTY from the coding sequence ATGTCCAAAAACCCTCCTTTTAAAGTTTATGATGCTTCTGCTGGAAGTGGAAAAACCTTTGCTTTAGTTAAGGAGTATTTAAAGCTATTATTTACCTCTACATATAACGACAGCTTCAAACATATTTTAGCGCTAACTTTTACCAATAAAGCTGTAGCCGAAATGAAAACAAGGATTTTAGATTCTTTAAAAGAGTTTCCGCACAGAGATAGCAGTATGTTTTTAGCACTTGTTGAAGAACTTAATCTGGAACCAGATTACGTGCGTAAAAAATCAAAAGTCATACTAAACACTATCATGCACAATTATGCTGCTTTTGATGTATCTACTATAGATGGTTTTAACCATAAATTAATTAGGACGTTTGCACACGATTTGAAAATACCCATAAATTTTGAAGTTGAACTTGACACACCTTCCCTACTTAATCAAGCAGTAGATAGCTTAATTGCAAAAGCTGGCACCAACGATAAATTAACTAAAATACTAATAGACTTTGCATTAGAAAAAGCAGACGATGATAAAAGTTGGGATGTCTCTAGAGACTTTAATAGCATTGCTAAATTGCTAATTAATGACAATGACTTGCCACATCTAGACAGTATAAAACATAAAACACTTGAGGATTTTAACGATTTTAAAAAGCTAATAATAAACAAGATTGAAATCAAAGAAAAGTCAGTGTCGCAATTAACCGATGTAATACTTTCAAATTTTAAAGCCAATGGATTAGAGGACAAAGATTTTTCTAGAGGCACGCTGTATAATCATTTTATAAAAGCATCAAATTTTGATTTTGATAGATTGTATGACAATAAACTAGCAGATAATATAGCAGAAGGCAAGCTGTATACAAAAACTTTAAACTCCTCGAAAGCACAACTAATAGATCAACTTTTACCAATTATAGACCAAGCATATCACCAAATTAAAGCAACAGTTTATGATTTAAAATTTTTAAAAGCTATCTATAAAAATATCACTCCACTTTCTGTTTTAAATGCTATTAACAAAGAGTTAACCATTATTAAGGAAGACGAAAACAAGCTATTAATTTCAGAATTTAATACCTTAATTAGTCAAGAAATTAAAAACCAACCTACACCTTTTATTTACGAGCGTTTAGGAGAAAAATTTAGACATTATTTTATTGACGAGTTTCAGGATACTTCAGAAATGCAATGGGACAATTTAATACCACTAATAGACAATGCTTTAAGTGGTCATAATTTAAAAGGTGAAAAAGGAACAGCAATGATAGTTGGTGATGCCAAACAAGCTATTTATAGATGGCGTGGTGGTAAGGCTGAGCAATTTATGGAGTTGACAAAAAAGGAAAATAAAGACCCTTCTCAAAACCCCTTTCAAGTAGAAAAAGAAGTTATTAAGTTAGATTATAATTATCGAAGTTTTAAAAACATCATTCATTTTAACAATCAGTTTTTCAGCTATCTGTCAGAACATTGCTTTAGTAATCCTAACTATTCTGAATTATATAAAAAAGCAAATCAGGAGACATTTTTGGAGCAAGAAGGTTTTGTGAGTATCAAATTTTTAGATATTCAAAAAGAAGATGACCAAAACGATAGTTATAGCCAAACTGTTTTTGAAACCATAGAACACTGTTTAGCAAATGGTTACCATTTAAAAGATATCTGCATATTGGTTAGGAAGAAAAAAGAAGGTGCAGCTATTGCAGAATATTTGAGCGAAAAAGGTATAAAAATAACATCCTCAGAAACCATGTTAATAGACAACTCTGAAGATGTAAAATTAGTTATCAATATTTTTAAATTACTTGTTAACCAAAAAAACTTAGAAGCAAAAATCAAGATTTTAGACCATGTGGCTTCCCAAAATAACATCAAGGATAAGCACAATTATTTTAAAACCAATTTAGAGTTACCAATTGGTGCTTTTTTTGAAAATTTTTCACAGTTTTCAATTCACACAAACCCATCACAATTGCTACAACTATCATTATATGATATGGCAGAATCCATTGTAAGAGACTTTAAATTAACTAAAGCTTCTAATGCATTTATACAATATTTTTTAGATATTGTTTTAGAGTTTTCCCAAAAACAAATATCCGATATTTCAGCTTTTTTAGACTATTACAATTCCAAAAAAGACCTTTTAAACATCGTCTCACCAAATAATCAAGATGCCATTCAGATAATGACCATTCACAAGTCTAAAGGATTAGAGTTTCCTGTGGTTATCTTTCCGTATGCACATTTAGATATCTATAAAGAAATTGAACCTCAAGAATGGTTTCCATTGGATAAAAACCAGTTTAACGGGTTTTCAAAAGCACTATTAAACTTCAATAAAGATTTCGAAAATTATGGAGACATTGGTGAGGCTATTTATTTAAAACATCGATCAGAACAAGAATTAGACAATATTAACCTATTGTATGTTGCATTAACTAGACCTGTAGAACAACTATATATCATTTCTAAGTTAGAAAATTCAAAGAAGGATGTAGTGTCACTAAACACTTATTCGGGATTGCTTATTAATTACTTAATACAGAAAGGATTGTGGAACGAATCACAATTAGATTACACGTTTGGTAGCGAAAAAAAAGAAATACAAGTAGAAGATTTAGTAGAAACCACATTAGAAACCAAGCAATTTATTAGTGTTGCAAAACAAGATCATGATATAAAAATTATTACTAAATCTGGCTATTTATGGGATACTAATCAACAATATGCTATTGAAAAGGGTAATTTAATTCATGATATCATGGCTGAAGTCAAGACTATAGAAGATGTTAAGTTTGTAATTAATGATTACATTAATACTGGAATTATAAATCAAGAACAAGCCAGTTTATTGTCAGACACAATAACTAATATTATAAACCATCCAGAAATAAAACAATATTATACAAATGCTTACATTATTTATAATGAACGAGATATTATTTCAAAATCAGGAGAAATTGTACGTCCTGATCGTTTAGCTATTAATAATAATGATGCAGTAATTATAGATTATAAAACAGGATTATCAAATCCTAAATACCAACAACAATTAGAAAATTATTCAGATATATTAAAAGAAATGAATTTTACGGTAAGTAAAAAAATATTAATTTATATAAACCAAGACATTAAAATAGTCACGTATTAA
- a CDS encoding superoxide dismutase — protein MAFELPKLKYAYDALEPHIDARTMEIHHSKHHNGYTTKLNNAIEGTDLEGKSIEDILTNLDMKNMAVRNNGGGFYNHSLFWDVMNPEGKGRLSGDLKDAIEAAYGSVDAFKDAFSKAAATQFGSGWAWLCVHKGGKVEVCSTPNQDNPLMPGVTCGGTPILGLDVWEHAYYLNYQNRRPDYIDAFFNVINWNEVERRYAEAK, from the coding sequence ATGGCTTTTGAATTACCAAAACTAAAATATGCGTATGATGCATTAGAACCACATATTGATGCACGTACAATGGAAATACACCACAGCAAACATCATAACGGTTACACAACTAAATTAAACAACGCTATTGAAGGTACTGATTTAGAAGGAAAATCTATAGAAGATATTTTGACTAATTTAGATATGAAAAATATGGCTGTTAGAAATAATGGAGGAGGATTTTACAACCACTCGTTATTTTGGGACGTTATGAATCCTGAAGGTAAAGGACGTTTGTCTGGAGATTTAAAGGATGCTATTGAAGCAGCCTATGGGTCTGTTGACGCTTTTAAAGATGCATTTAGCAAAGCAGCAGCGACACAATTTGGATCAGGTTGGGCTTGGTTATGTGTCCATAAAGGCGGAAAGGTAGAAGTATGCTCTACACCAAATCAAGACAACCCATTAATGCCAGGTGTGACTTGTGGAGGGACTCCAATTTTAGGATTAGATGTTTGGGAACACGCTTATTATTTAAATTATCAAAATAGACGTCCAGATTACATCGATGCTTTCTTCAATGTGATTAATTGGAACGAAGTAGAAAGACGTTATGCAGAAGCTAAATAA
- a CDS encoding amidophosphoribosyltransferase — MSDALKHECGIAQIRLLKPLEFYKKKYGSAFYGVNKMYLMMEKQHNRGQDGAGFASIKLDTKPGERYISRVRSIAQQPIQDIFAQINERVNKELTEHPEYQDNVALQKKHIPYIGEVLLGHVRYGTFGKNSVESVHPFLRQNNWQHRNLILAGNFNMTNVKELFKNLVELGQHPKEYTDTITIMEKIGHFLDDAVSKIYRDLKKEGYDKHECSPLIAERIKIHKILKRAAKNWDGGYAMAGLLGHGDSFVLRDPAGIRPAYYYKDDEIVVVASERPVIQTVFNVEFDDVKELSPGHAIITKKSGETSIKKILEPLERKSCSFERIYFSRGSDAEIYQERKMLGRLLMPQVLKAIKGDTENTVFSYIPNTAETSFYGMIETVEEHLNQKKTQAILDGNGKLSAENVTSILKERPRIEKIAIKDVKLRTFITEDSSRDDLVAHVYDVTYGVIKPTDNLVIIDDSIVRGTTLKKSIIKMMDRLHPKKIVVVSSAPQIRYPDCYGIDMANLETLVAFNAALELLKENNKYNLVEEVYKKCKAQEDLEDKDVTNFVKEIYDQFTPEQISAKISSLLTDDSVNAKVEIIFQPVDHLHKACPDHLGDWYFTGNYPTVGGNRVVNRAFINFYEGNKERAY, encoded by the coding sequence ATGAGTGATGCTTTAAAACACGAGTGCGGAATTGCACAAATTAGACTCCTTAAGCCTTTAGAATTTTACAAGAAAAAATATGGAAGTGCATTTTACGGAGTTAATAAAATGTATTTAATGATGGAAAAGCAGCACAATCGTGGTCAAGATGGTGCTGGTTTTGCAAGCATCAAATTAGACACTAAACCTGGCGAACGTTATATTAGTCGCGTACGCTCTATCGCACAACAACCCATACAAGATATTTTTGCTCAAATTAATGAACGTGTTAATAAAGAGTTAACAGAGCATCCAGAATATCAAGATAATGTTGCGTTACAGAAAAAACACATACCATATATAGGAGAAGTCCTTTTAGGACATGTTAGATATGGTACGTTTGGTAAAAACAGCGTAGAAAGTGTACATCCCTTTTTAAGACAAAATAATTGGCAACATCGTAATTTAATTCTAGCTGGAAACTTTAATATGACTAATGTTAAAGAGCTATTTAAAAATCTGGTAGAACTTGGTCAACATCCAAAAGAATATACAGATACAATTACAATCATGGAAAAAATTGGTCATTTTTTAGATGATGCTGTAAGCAAAATTTATAGAGACTTAAAAAAAGAAGGCTATGATAAGCACGAATGTTCTCCTTTAATTGCAGAGCGTATAAAAATTCATAAAATCTTAAAGCGTGCAGCAAAAAATTGGGATGGTGGATACGCTATGGCTGGTTTATTAGGTCATGGAGATTCTTTTGTATTGCGTGATCCAGCAGGAATACGTCCAGCTTACTATTATAAAGATGACGAAATTGTTGTGGTTGCTTCAGAGCGTCCAGTGATTCAAACAGTATTTAATGTAGAATTTGATGATGTTAAAGAATTAAGTCCTGGACACGCCATTATTACTAAAAAATCTGGCGAGACTTCAATTAAAAAAATATTAGAACCTTTAGAGCGTAAATCTTGTAGTTTTGAACGTATTTATTTTTCTAGAGGAAGTGATGCCGAAATCTATCAAGAACGAAAAATGCTTGGTCGTTTATTAATGCCTCAAGTATTGAAGGCTATAAAAGGTGACACCGAAAACACAGTGTTTTCATACATACCAAATACAGCTGAAACTTCTTTTTATGGGATGATTGAAACGGTTGAAGAACACTTAAACCAAAAGAAAACTCAAGCCATATTAGATGGTAATGGTAAGCTCTCTGCAGAAAATGTCACTTCTATTTTAAAAGAAAGACCAAGAATAGAAAAAATAGCCATCAAAGATGTTAAGCTAAGAACTTTTATAACTGAAGATTCTAGTCGAGACGATTTGGTTGCGCACGTTTATGATGTAACTTACGGAGTAATAAAGCCCACAGACAATTTGGTTATAATTGACGATAGTATTGTGCGTGGTACCACTTTAAAAAAGAGTATTATAAAAATGATGGACAGATTACATCCTAAAAAGATAGTAGTTGTCTCCTCTGCGCCACAAATACGTTATCCAGATTGCTATGGAATTGATATGGCTAATCTAGAAACTTTAGTTGCTTTTAATGCAGCTTTAGAGTTACTAAAGGAAAACAACAAATACAATTTAGTAGAAGAGGTTTACAAAAAGTGTAAAGCGCAAGAAGATTTAGAGGATAAAGACGTTACCAATTTTGTAAAAGAAATCTACGACCAGTTTACACCAGAACAAATTTCGGCAAAAATATCAAGCTTGTTAACTGACGATTCTGTCAATGCTAAGGTAGAAATCATTTTTCAACCTGTAGACCATTTACATAAAGCGTGTCCAGATCATTTAGGAGATTGGTATTTTACTGGTAACTATCCAACAGTTGGAGGTAATAGAGTGGTAAATAGAGCATTTATTAATTTTTATGAAGGCAATAAAGAACGTGCTTACTAA